From Flavobacteriales bacterium, the proteins below share one genomic window:
- a CDS encoding phosphoribosylglycinamide formyltransferase encodes MKNTIRLALFASGSGSNVENITNYFSDKENIEIDVVFANRRNAFVFERAKKLGIPAFYCPKNEFQTAFMLHQVLKERKIDFIILAGFLLKVPEILIKNFPNKIINIHPALLPKYGGKGMYGMNVHHAVVANQEKETGISIHLVNENYDEGKLLFQAKTALSPEDDASVVAKKVHELEYEHFPKVIESYICKNQ; translated from the coding sequence ATGAAAAACACCATTAGACTAGCCTTGTTTGCCTCGGGTTCTGGAAGCAATGTAGAGAATATAACAAATTACTTCTCTGATAAAGAAAATATTGAAATAGACGTTGTTTTTGCAAACAGACGTAATGCTTTTGTTTTCGAAAGAGCGAAAAAACTTGGAATTCCTGCATTTTATTGTCCAAAAAATGAATTTCAAACGGCTTTTATGCTCCATCAAGTACTTAAAGAGCGAAAAATAGACTTTATTATCTTAGCGGGTTTTCTTTTAAAAGTTCCAGAAATTCTCATTAAAAACTTTCCCAATAAAATTATTAATATTCATCCTGCACTTCTTCCAAAATATGGTGGAAAAGGAATGTATGGTATGAATGTGCATCATGCCGTTGTAGCGAATCAAGAAAAAGAAACGGGGATTAGTATTCATTTGGTTAATGAAAATTATGATGAAGGAAAATTGTTATTTCAAGCCAAAACAGCACTTTCTCCAGAGGATGACGCTTCAGTGGTCGCTAAAAAAGTACATGAACTCGAATATGAACACTTCCCTAAGGTAATAGAATCATACATTTGTAAAAACCAATAA
- the polA gene encoding DNA polymerase I, translating to MENQKEKFFILDAFALIYRSYFAFAKNPRISSKGENTSAVFGFMNTLLDVLEKENPKYIGVAFDTSGPTFRHEQYEAYKANREAMPEGIQVAIPRIFSLLDAMKIPVIKKPGFEADDIVGTLAWEYAREDLDIFMMTPDKDYAQLIRPNVFMYKPARMGKGVEIWGEDEVREKFGVKNCIEVIDFLAMMGDSSDNIPGIPGVGEKTAKKLLALYNNLDGLYENVEELKGKQKEKVIANKELAYLSKELATIKTDVPHEFKLEDFLREEYDKTALSSLFKELEFYSSAKRLQISLSDVKNGTIGSKGIQTQKTKIVAQPDLFSQFETETEDNQDITETPNLNTASYKIIENDEMLNEMIEYLFKYKKYAFQLDTSSLNPIDAEIVGISFSAQAGNAFYLPFPENQEECKVLLRRIKPILSYNWIKRFSFKMKYDIQVFRKYDILLGDNIFDTEIAHYLLEPDMKHDLERLAGLYLNQDLTTLEELVGKKSFKDVNFRDIDQEARQNYGLSTVDAVCQIGNILEEKIKDQKLQKLFEEIEMPLVKVLATIEWNGVHLDTDNLTLQSKKLSAKSTELSKEIIEMAGEDFNIASPKQLGVILFDKLQLDAKAKKTKSGQYSTAEPVLLKLKAKHPIIEKILEFRGVQKLLSTYVDALPKLIHPETQKIHTNYRQTVAATGRLSSTNPNLQNIPVRTEDGRKVREAFVPRTKNRVLLAADYSQIELRLIAHMSQDPEMIKAFNEGSDFHASTASRLFNVPLDEVTRTYRSYAKTVNFGIIYGVSAFGLSEQTDLSRKESKELIQNYYNTFPRLKEYIGEMVNTARDTGFVETIFNRRRILRDIHSRNAVVRAHAERNAVNAPVQGSAADLIKIAMIEIQKVIEKEQYDALMILQVHDELVFDVSEEIAEDFAKKIQEVMEGVLKLSIPLIVDVNEGQNWLEAH from the coding sequence ATGGAAAATCAAAAAGAGAAATTCTTTATTCTTGATGCCTTTGCATTAATTTATCGTTCTTATTTTGCTTTTGCAAAAAATCCTAGAATAAGCTCTAAAGGTGAGAATACTTCGGCAGTTTTTGGATTTATGAACACGCTTTTAGATGTTTTAGAAAAAGAAAATCCTAAATATATCGGAGTGGCTTTTGATACTTCGGGTCCTACTTTTAGGCATGAACAATATGAAGCCTACAAAGCCAATAGAGAAGCCATGCCTGAAGGAATTCAAGTGGCGATACCTAGAATTTTCTCTTTATTAGATGCCATGAAAATTCCTGTGATCAAAAAACCAGGTTTTGAAGCAGATGACATTGTAGGAACCTTGGCATGGGAATACGCTAGAGAAGATCTTGATATCTTTATGATGACACCCGATAAAGATTATGCACAGCTTATTCGCCCAAATGTATTTATGTACAAACCCGCAAGAATGGGGAAAGGTGTAGAAATATGGGGAGAAGATGAAGTTCGAGAAAAATTTGGGGTAAAAAACTGTATTGAAGTAATTGATTTTCTTGCCATGATGGGCGATTCCTCAGATAATATCCCTGGGATACCTGGTGTGGGAGAAAAAACCGCCAAAAAACTTTTGGCACTCTATAACAACCTCGACGGATTGTATGAAAATGTTGAAGAACTCAAAGGAAAACAAAAAGAAAAAGTCATCGCAAATAAAGAGTTGGCTTATCTTTCGAAAGAGTTGGCAACCATAAAAACCGATGTTCCTCATGAGTTTAAACTGGAAGATTTCCTGAGAGAAGAATATGACAAAACTGCTTTAAGTAGTCTTTTTAAAGAATTAGAATTTTACTCGAGCGCAAAAAGACTCCAAATCAGTCTTTCTGATGTAAAAAACGGAACAATAGGAAGCAAAGGGATTCAAACCCAAAAGACAAAAATTGTTGCTCAACCCGATTTATTTTCTCAGTTTGAAACAGAAACCGAAGATAATCAAGACATCACTGAAACACCAAACTTAAATACGGCTTCTTATAAAATTATTGAGAATGATGAGATGCTCAATGAGATGATAGAATATCTTTTTAAGTATAAAAAATATGCTTTTCAATTAGATACCTCAAGTCTCAACCCAATAGATGCAGAAATTGTAGGAATCAGTTTTTCTGCACAAGCAGGAAACGCATTCTACCTTCCTTTTCCTGAAAATCAAGAGGAATGTAAAGTCCTTTTAAGAAGAATCAAACCAATATTAAGTTATAACTGGATCAAGCGTTTTTCTTTTAAAATGAAGTATGATATTCAGGTATTTAGGAAATATGATATTTTATTGGGTGATAATATTTTTGATACAGAAATTGCACATTACCTCTTGGAACCAGATATGAAACATGATCTAGAAAGGTTGGCTGGTTTATATCTCAATCAAGATTTAACTACATTAGAAGAATTAGTAGGTAAAAAATCTTTTAAGGATGTTAATTTTAGAGATATTGACCAAGAAGCCAGACAAAATTATGGATTGAGCACTGTGGATGCCGTTTGCCAAATAGGAAATATCCTTGAAGAAAAAATAAAAGATCAAAAGCTCCAAAAACTTTTTGAAGAAATAGAAATGCCACTGGTAAAAGTACTGGCAACTATAGAATGGAATGGCGTTCATCTAGATACCGATAATCTCACGCTACAATCTAAAAAACTCAGTGCAAAATCTACAGAACTGAGTAAAGAAATTATCGAAATGGCAGGGGAAGATTTTAATATCGCCTCACCAAAGCAACTAGGGGTTATTCTTTTTGATAAGCTTCAACTTGATGCAAAAGCTAAAAAAACAAAATCGGGGCAATATTCTACTGCAGAACCTGTTCTATTAAAATTAAAGGCAAAACACCCAATTATTGAAAAGATTCTTGAATTCCGTGGCGTTCAAAAATTACTTTCTACATATGTGGATGCACTTCCAAAACTGATACATCCAGAAACACAGAAAATACACACCAATTATCGTCAAACTGTGGCGGCTACGGGAAGATTGAGTTCTACAAACCCAAACCTTCAAAATATCCCTGTCCGTACAGAAGATGGAAGAAAAGTGAGAGAAGCTTTTGTTCCAAGAACTAAAAACAGAGTATTATTGGCTGCCGATTATTCTCAAATTGAACTCAGACTAATTGCCCACATGAGCCAAGACCCTGAAATGATTAAAGCCTTTAATGAAGGTTCAGATTTTCATGCTTCCACAGCTTCAAGGTTATTTAATGTTCCCCTAGATGAAGTTACTAGAACCTACCGATCTTATGCAAAAACGGTAAATTTTGGAATCATATATGGTGTTTCTGCATTTGGCTTGAGCGAACAAACAGATTTGAGCCGAAAAGAAAGTAAAGAACTGATTCAAAATTATTACAACACCTTCCCAAGACTCAAGGAATATATTGGGGAAATGGTGAATACTGCCAGAGATACAGGATTTGTTGAAACAATTTTTAATAGACGAAGAATCTTAAGAGATATTCATTCTCGAAATGCTGTTGTAAGAGCTCATGCCGAAAGAAATGCCGTAAATGCTCCCGTTCAAGGTTCTGCTGCCGATTTGATTAAAATTGCCATGATTGAAATACAGAAAGTGATCGAAAAAGAGCAATATGATGCTTTAATGATTCTTCAGGTACATGATGAATTGGTTTTTGATGTGTCTGAAGAAATTGCAGAAGATTTTGCCAAGAAGATACAAGAGGTCATGGAAGGCGTTTTAAAACTCAGCATTCCTTTAATTGTTGATGTAAATGAAGGGCAGAACTGGTTAGAAGCTCATTAA
- a CDS encoding class I SAM-dependent methyltransferase has translation MNKKEYWDHIYQTKAFEQVGWYQKKPKISLDFFEKYQIKHDAHIIDIGGGDSFLVDFLLEKQFKNISVLDISSDAIARAQKRLDNKSNQVNWIVENSASFHPSNPYDAWHDRASFHFLTEEKDITNYVNTVKNHLKKEGYFFLGTFSEQGPTKCSGLPIKQYSIEKLQSLFEPEMKLIEHFGYDHITPSGGVQNYVFACFKMQ, from the coding sequence ATGAACAAAAAAGAATATTGGGATCATATTTACCAAACAAAAGCTTTTGAACAAGTAGGATGGTATCAAAAAAAACCTAAAATCTCTTTAGATTTTTTTGAAAAATATCAAATCAAACACGATGCTCACATTATTGATATCGGTGGTGGAGATAGTTTTTTAGTGGACTTTTTACTGGAAAAACAGTTTAAGAATATCAGTGTTTTGGATATCAGCTCAGATGCTATTGCTCGAGCTCAAAAACGACTAGACAACAAGAGCAATCAAGTAAATTGGATTGTAGAAAACAGTGCTTCGTTTCATCCATCTAATCCTTATGATGCGTGGCATGATCGAGCTTCTTTTCATTTTCTTACAGAAGAAAAAGACATTACAAACTATGTAAACACAGTAAAGAATCATCTTAAAAAAGAGGGCTATTTCTTTTTAGGAACATTTTCTGAGCAAGGGCCCACAAAATGTAGTGGTTTACCCATAAAACAATATTCTATAGAAAAACTCCAAAGTCTTTTTGAACCAGAAATGAAGCTTATAGAGCACTTTGGCTATGACCATATAACTCCTTCGGGAGGAGTACAGAATTATGTTTTTGCTTGTTTTAAAATGCAATAA
- the trxA gene encoding thioredoxin: MTELLTKETFQSKVFNFEKNKDWKFEGDKPCIIDFYADWCGPCKTLAPILEELSNEYGGKINIYKVDTEKEQELSGMFGIRSIPSILFVPMDDQPQMAAGALPKAQLEKVIADVLKIEK, translated from the coding sequence ATGACAGAGTTATTAACAAAAGAAACGTTCCAAAGTAAGGTATTTAACTTTGAAAAAAATAAAGATTGGAAATTTGAAGGTGATAAGCCTTGTATTATTGATTTTTATGCAGACTGGTGCGGTCCGTGTAAAACGCTTGCTCCCATTCTAGAGGAATTAAGCAATGAGTATGGAGGTAAAATCAATATTTATAAAGTAGATACAGAAAAAGAACAAGAACTTTCTGGAATGTTTGGAATTCGTTCCATTCCTTCAATTCTTTTTGTTCCTATGGATGATCAGCCACAAATGGCAGCAGGAGCATTGCCAAAGGCTCAGCTTGAAAAAGTAATTGCAGACGTACTAAAAATAGAAAAATAG
- a CDS encoding M1 family metallopeptidase, with protein sequence MKNYLILLSLAGICSFHSCKSSKEAQKTTDIDHENMAVSDSVVNFDELTLEENVISEVKKHQESAKKVIDILHTQLHIDLDWEQKIIHGIAHLSLKPFRGELNAFNLHAKGLKVKKVYFTANKEKLKFETNGDLLHIQLPRYVSSQTKISIEYQAQPSESARLQANKLGLYFKTNHREYPNHIWTQGEVQQSSCWYPTVDEPNEKMTQEIFLTIPNQYTSLSNGAYLGTEYLSNGKKIEHWKLSQPHSPYLSMLFAGDFSLIKGKPWNGKDISYYVEPQYQHRTEEFFGRTQEMLTHFSNLLGTPYPWDKLGQVITRDFTAGGMENTGAIVYYDAMYSDEKHRLGSDFDDLVAHEIFHQWFGNLVTCEAWSQLSLNESFATYGEFLWLEHKKGEQEADYHLHQDLEHYLQEALSKREAIINAEYEKPEDLFDRHRYAKGGRVLHMLRTYLGDDIFFEALQLYLERYAYKNTEIAHLRLCFEEISGEDLKWFFHQWFHQKGHPEIEVEHEFVNRTLTVKVKQTQSLDTYPLYRLPLKIDLYHANGITRKDIVMTKDYQEFVFMMDEKPLLVDFDGEKALLAEIDQTKTAEEYSFQYRKTFNFLAKAEALEGVFRVKPKDINQLTNKALSEFFWYFRKYALENMDVINPEDREQFYIKIIDMARQDKHPKVKIAALKCLEKNFSTRYTTEIFQNALKDPNYQVRKVALKYYYKQQPKEAHALAMQWDKMLDPVLNKAVAYVYAQQINPSYMDYFQEKIKKYPLDYEYYSAYQAYLLKMKKGYIAEGVRFLGNCKADGIQNQEYFIAYTLKGIKESLKSKDEIHYQDIIKEIDFILE encoded by the coding sequence ATGAAAAATTATTTAATCCTATTGAGTTTAGCTGGAATTTGCTCTTTTCATTCTTGTAAGAGTAGTAAAGAAGCTCAAAAGACTACAGATATAGACCATGAGAACATGGCTGTTTCAGACTCTGTCGTGAATTTTGATGAGCTGACTCTGGAAGAAAATGTAATTTCCGAAGTAAAAAAACATCAGGAAAGTGCAAAAAAAGTCATCGATATTTTACATACCCAACTGCATATTGATTTAGATTGGGAACAAAAAATTATTCATGGAATAGCTCATCTTTCCCTGAAACCTTTTCGTGGAGAGCTCAACGCTTTTAACCTTCATGCCAAAGGTTTGAAGGTAAAAAAAGTGTATTTTACGGCTAATAAAGAGAAACTCAAGTTTGAAACCAATGGTGATTTACTCCATATTCAGCTTCCTCGATACGTCTCTAGCCAAACAAAAATTTCAATAGAATATCAAGCGCAGCCTTCAGAGTCAGCTAGGCTCCAAGCCAATAAATTAGGATTATATTTCAAAACGAATCATAGAGAATATCCTAACCATATCTGGACACAGGGAGAAGTACAACAATCCTCTTGCTGGTATCCCACAGTAGATGAACCAAATGAGAAGATGACGCAAGAAATTTTCTTAACAATCCCTAACCAATATACTTCTTTGTCAAATGGAGCATATCTTGGAACAGAATACCTGAGTAATGGTAAAAAGATAGAACATTGGAAGCTTTCACAACCGCATTCGCCTTACCTTTCTATGCTTTTTGCGGGTGATTTTAGCTTGATAAAAGGAAAACCTTGGAACGGAAAAGATATTTCTTACTATGTAGAACCTCAATATCAACATAGAACCGAAGAGTTTTTTGGTAGAACACAGGAAATGCTTACTCATTTTTCAAATTTGCTAGGAACACCTTATCCTTGGGATAAATTAGGACAAGTAATTACCAGAGACTTTACGGCTGGAGGAATGGAAAATACTGGAGCAATCGTGTATTATGATGCCATGTATTCTGATGAAAAACATCGTTTAGGAAGTGATTTTGATGATCTTGTAGCTCATGAGATATTTCATCAATGGTTCGGAAATTTAGTGACTTGCGAAGCATGGTCTCAGCTTTCGCTTAATGAGTCTTTTGCCACTTACGGTGAATTTCTGTGGCTAGAACACAAAAAAGGAGAGCAGGAAGCAGATTATCATCTTCATCAAGATTTAGAACATTATCTTCAAGAAGCTTTGAGTAAAAGAGAAGCCATCATTAATGCGGAATACGAAAAACCCGAAGATCTATTTGATAGACACCGATATGCAAAAGGAGGAAGAGTGCTTCACATGCTAAGAACCTATCTAGGTGATGATATTTTCTTTGAGGCTCTACAGCTTTATTTAGAAAGATATGCTTATAAAAATACAGAAATAGCGCATTTAAGATTGTGTTTTGAAGAGATAAGTGGTGAAGATCTTAAATGGTTTTTCCACCAATGGTTTCATCAAAAAGGACATCCTGAAATAGAGGTAGAACACGAGTTTGTAAACAGAACGCTTACAGTAAAAGTGAAGCAAACTCAATCACTAGATACCTATCCTCTTTATCGTTTACCATTAAAAATAGATCTCTACCATGCCAATGGAATTACAAGAAAAGATATTGTAATGACCAAGGATTACCAAGAGTTTGTATTTATGATGGATGAAAAACCCCTCTTAGTAGATTTTGATGGAGAAAAAGCACTTTTGGCAGAAATTGATCAAACAAAAACTGCTGAAGAATATAGTTTTCAATATAGAAAAACGTTCAATTTTTTGGCTAAAGCCGAAGCTCTGGAAGGGGTTTTTAGAGTAAAGCCAAAAGATATTAATCAGCTGACAAATAAAGCACTTTCGGAGTTTTTCTGGTATTTTAGAAAATATGCTTTAGAAAATATGGATGTGATCAATCCAGAAGATAGAGAGCAGTTTTATATCAAAATTATTGATATGGCAAGGCAAGATAAACACCCCAAAGTGAAAATAGCAGCTTTGAAGTGTTTAGAAAAGAATTTCTCTACTCGTTATACAACCGAAATTTTTCAAAATGCCTTAAAAGATCCTAATTATCAAGTAAGAAAAGTGGCTCTAAAATATTATTACAAACAACAGCCAAAGGAAGCACATGCGCTTGCTATGCAGTGGGATAAAATGCTAGATCCTGTGCTAAACAAGGCGGTGGCCTATGTGTATGCTCAGCAGATAAATCCAAGTTATATGGATTATTTTCAAGAGAAAATAAAGAAATACCCTTTGGATTATGAATATTATTCTGCCTATCAAGCGTATCTTTTAAAGATGAAAAAAGGCTATATAGCCGAAGGAGTCCGTTTTTTAGGAAATTGCAAAGCAGATGGTATTCAAAATCAAGAATACTTTATTGCGTACACTTTAAAGGGAATAAAGGAAAGCCTAAAATCTAAAGATGAAATACATTACCAAGATATTATCAAGGAAATAGATTTTATTTTGGAATAA
- the recQ gene encoding DNA helicase RecQ, with translation MQLPTLKASLKKNFGFNDFRLLQEEIIQTVLSKNDALVLMPTGGGKSICYQLPSVIMEGMSIVVSPLIALMKDQVDALVRNGIEARYLNSSLTEKEQNEIYQEIDQGKIKILYVSPEKLLSQEFFMYAKSLPISLFAIDEAHCVSAWGHDFRPEYKDLALLKKHFPSAPVIALTATADPTTKSDILEFLKLEKARVFESSFDRPNIYLSVKSGRNRVKQILQFLEERPNSCGIIYCTSRNSTEKMAQKLRDAGLKAMPYHAGLSTELRSDIQQKFLRDEIPIVCATIAFGMGIDKPNVRWVIHYNLPKSMENYYQEIGRAGRDGAPSDTLLFYSYADVLQLRKFAENTNNEEILLAKLQRMLDYGEATICRRRILLNYFGEIVEKNCGNCDVCQSPPKLTDTTLEAQKVLSALKRLKEKEATGVVIDVLKGTYTNHVMDHKYDQIKTFGKGNDLSYQKWQRLILQFIQLGIVSIRYKDGHALEVTTLGKEILFEGKKVMTPVFEQVAKVKRDQKVKSDAQNDYEKLFEKLRKVRLKLAKKEDVPAFVIFSDVSLREMANLKPITDNDFLAISGVGQTKLDRYGFDFIDAIKDFCGLKKSTKEKTLELYQKGLAIDEIAKLRGLKDLTIFSHLCQLYLEDAIDDLEKYANKTLIKKCKEYLVQNPDFDGKLKPLFDFFEEAYDYSAIRVAMTCIVKENMKNAPRN, from the coding sequence ATGCAATTGCCTACACTAAAAGCATCGCTCAAAAAAAACTTTGGCTTCAATGATTTCCGACTACTTCAGGAAGAAATTATTCAAACTGTTTTATCAAAAAATGACGCCTTAGTTTTGATGCCTACTGGAGGTGGAAAGTCTATTTGTTATCAACTTCCATCGGTCATTATGGAAGGGATGAGTATCGTAGTTTCTCCCCTAATTGCCCTAATGAAAGATCAAGTTGATGCTTTGGTAAGAAACGGTATTGAAGCTCGATATTTGAATTCATCCTTAACAGAAAAAGAACAAAACGAAATTTATCAAGAGATTGATCAGGGTAAAATAAAAATTCTCTATGTTTCTCCAGAAAAACTCCTTTCCCAAGAGTTTTTCATGTATGCTAAATCGCTACCCATAAGTCTTTTTGCCATTGATGAAGCTCACTGTGTATCTGCTTGGGGGCATGATTTCAGACCCGAGTACAAGGATCTAGCATTATTAAAAAAACATTTTCCATCGGCACCCGTTATAGCTTTAACAGCTACAGCAGATCCCACCACAAAATCGGACATACTGGAGTTTTTAAAACTAGAAAAAGCGCGTGTTTTTGAATCCTCTTTTGACAGACCCAATATTTATCTTTCTGTAAAAAGTGGTAGAAACAGAGTCAAACAAATTCTTCAATTTCTTGAAGAAAGACCCAATTCTTGTGGAATCATCTATTGTACCTCAAGAAATTCTACTGAAAAAATGGCCCAAAAACTTCGCGATGCTGGGCTTAAAGCTATGCCTTATCATGCTGGTTTGAGCACGGAATTACGATCGGATATCCAACAAAAGTTTTTGCGAGATGAAATTCCCATCGTTTGCGCAACCATCGCTTTCGGAATGGGAATAGACAAACCCAATGTTCGTTGGGTTATCCATTATAATCTTCCGAAATCAATGGAGAATTATTATCAAGAAATAGGACGTGCAGGAAGAGATGGAGCACCATCGGATACACTATTATTTTATTCTTATGCCGATGTACTTCAGCTAAGAAAGTTTGCAGAGAATACAAATAATGAAGAAATCCTTTTGGCAAAACTCCAAAGAATGCTAGACTATGGAGAAGCTACTATTTGTAGAAGAAGAATTCTATTGAACTACTTTGGTGAAATTGTTGAGAAAAATTGTGGCAACTGTGATGTTTGCCAAAGCCCTCCTAAACTTACCGATACCACCCTTGAAGCTCAAAAGGTTCTTTCTGCCCTCAAAAGACTTAAAGAAAAAGAAGCTACGGGTGTCGTGATTGATGTCCTCAAAGGAACATACACAAATCATGTGATGGATCACAAATATGATCAAATTAAAACCTTTGGGAAAGGAAATGATTTATCGTATCAAAAATGGCAACGTTTGATTCTTCAATTTATTCAGCTGGGTATTGTTTCTATAAGATACAAAGATGGACATGCACTAGAAGTGACCACTTTAGGAAAAGAAATTTTGTTTGAGGGTAAAAAAGTAATGACACCTGTTTTTGAACAAGTTGCAAAAGTAAAACGAGATCAAAAAGTAAAATCTGATGCACAGAATGATTACGAGAAACTCTTTGAAAAACTCAGAAAGGTAAGGCTCAAACTTGCAAAAAAAGAAGATGTCCCGGCATTTGTCATCTTCTCTGATGTGAGTCTTAGAGAAATGGCTAACTTAAAACCTATCACAGATAATGATTTCTTGGCAATCTCTGGTGTAGGACAAACAAAATTAGATCGGTATGGTTTTGACTTTATCGATGCAATAAAAGATTTTTGTGGACTAAAAAAATCTACCAAAGAAAAAACATTGGAACTGTATCAAAAAGGACTCGCTATAGATGAAATTGCTAAGCTGAGAGGACTAAAAGACCTGACGATTTTTTCGCATCTCTGCCAGTTGTATCTAGAAGATGCTATAGATGATTTAGAAAAATATGCCAACAAGACTCTTATAAAAAAATGCAAAGAATATTTAGTCCAAAATCCTGATTTTGATGGAAAGCTCAAACCACTTTTTGATTTTTTTGAAGAAGCTTATGATTATTCTGCCATCCGAGTTGCAATGACTTGTATTGTGAAAGAGAATATGAAAAACGCTCCCCGAAACTAG
- a CDS encoding YceI family protein: protein MIKVIFKAIFIMSLFFNQITLAHEVKKNINTEKSTIEWHGKSLSGAHEGLVSLTSGFLKMDHGRISGGSFVVDMPSLHATDLKGEWLDKLNGHLKNDDFFGVDKYPTSKLVFKTVKKIDDHSYDIIADLTIKGHTEEVSFVLRTVEGGANANLRINRTKYGIKYGSGTFFDNLGDKTIDDYFTLKVHLAY, encoded by the coding sequence ATGATCAAAGTAATTTTTAAAGCGATTTTTATAATGTCGTTATTTTTTAATCAAATTACCTTAGCTCACGAAGTTAAAAAGAATATCAACACAGAAAAAAGCACTATAGAATGGCATGGGAAATCGCTTTCAGGAGCCCATGAAGGTCTAGTAAGCTTAACAAGTGGATTTTTAAAAATGGACCATGGACGTATTTCAGGAGGAAGTTTTGTAGTTGATATGCCAAGTCTTCATGCAACAGATTTAAAAGGAGAATGGCTTGATAAATTAAATGGACACCTAAAAAATGATGACTTTTTTGGAGTTGATAAATACCCGACGTCAAAATTAGTTTTCAAGACCGTGAAAAAAATAGATGATCACTCTTATGATATCATAGCGGATCTTACGATAAAAGGGCACACAGAAGAAGTTTCATTTGTGCTAAGAACTGTAGAAGGTGGCGCAAACGCCAACTTGAGAATCAACCGTACTAAGTATGGAATTAAATACGGATCGGGAACATTTTTTGACAACCTAGGAGATAAAACGATAGATGATTACTTTACACTTAAAGTACATTTAGCTTACTAA
- a CDS encoding acyl carrier protein → MSEIEAKVKSIIVDKLGVDEAEVTAEASFTNDLGADSLDTVELIMEFEKEFDIQIPDDQAENILTVGSAIEYINENAK, encoded by the coding sequence ATGTCTGAAATCGAAGCAAAAGTAAAATCGATTATTGTCGACAAATTGGGAGTTGATGAAGCAGAAGTAACAGCTGAAGCTAGCTTCACAAACGACTTAGGTGCTGATTCTTTGGATACAGTAGAATTGATCATGGAATTCGAAAAAGAATTTGATATTCAAATTCCAGATGACCAAGCTGAAAATATTCTAACTGTAGGATCGGCTATCGAGTATATCAACGAGAACGCAAAGTAA